A segment of the Rhizobium leguminosarum bv. trifolii WSM1325 genome:
ATCGACGAGGTGCGCGCCGATGTGCTTCCGGAAGGCAAGAAGGCGCTGATCGACGAATTGCGTGCCAAGGGCGCCATCATCGCCATGGCCGGCGACGGCGTCAACGATGCGCCGGCCCTTGCCGCCGCCGATGTCGGCATCGCCATGGGGACCGGCGCCGACGTCGCGATGGAAAGCGCCGGCATCACCTTGGTGAAGGGCGATCTGAACGGCATCGTCAGGGCACGGCGGCTGGCGGAGGCGACGATGCAAAACATCCGCCAGAATCTCGGCTTCGCCTTCGGCTATAACGCGCTCGGCGTGCCGATCGCGGCCGGCCTGCTCTATCCGATCTTCGGGCTGCTGCTTTCGCCGATGATCGCCGCGGCGGCAATGAGCCTGTCGTCCGTTTCGGTCATTGCCAATGCGCTGAGACTGCGTTTTGCAAAACTATAGGAGATGGCAATGAATATCGGCGAAGCATCGGAACGCTCCGGCCTGCCTTCCAAGACCATCCGCTACTACGAGGATATCGGCCTCATCCGCCCCGAAAGGGGCGGAAACGGCTATCGCGACTATGCCGCAACCGACGTCCACAAGCTGCGCTTCCTGCAGCGCTCGCGCGGCCTCGGCTTTTCCGTCGAGGAATGCCGGCAATTGCTGGCGCTCTATGAGGACAAGGAGCGGGCAAGCGCCGACGTCAAGGATATTGCCGAGACAAAGCTTGCCGAGATCGACCGCAAGATCCGCGAGCTGACGGAACTGCGCCGGACGCTGGAGCACCTGGTGCATGCCTGCCACGGCAACGACAGGCCGGACTGTCCGATCCTCGAAGAGCTTTCGGACGGCGGCTGACCATTTCAGGCGAATTGCATCAGGAAAGCTGGGGCATGTTCTGGTTGGCTGCCCGCGAGGTTTGAGCCCGCTCGTCGGGCTCGTCGTCTTCGCCGTCGTCCAGCACCCCGTCATCCAGCCGATGCTTGATCGCCAGCGCATAGATCACGTCGAGAATATTGCGGTCTCTGAGATGAGGATCCATCAGGGCGAGAAGCGAGGCCCGGACGATCTTCTTGCTGGTGGCCTTCGGACAGCGCGCCTTGACGAAATCATAGAGCGCCTCATCCGTCAGCCCTTCCATGGCGCCGTCCACGAGAGCTTCGTAGACCCGCTTCTTTTCCTTCATTCTTGATTTTCCCCTGCAAATCAGCGGCGTCATGATCCGTCATGTAATTGTCATAAACAATTGGGGATTTGAGGCGTCGGTCCGCTTGAGAAGACTATTTTGATGATGATCCGACGATGATCTGCGGCCTGCATGATTTTTTCACGTCCGCGGGAATAAAACCCGCCGCATATCCGTATACTCAATCATGGAACGCAAAGACCGCCCCTTCGACGTCATCGGACAGCTTGCAGCGCTGAGGCGCTACGCTCGCTCGCTGGTGCGCAATTCGGACGAGGCGGAGGATCTGGTGCATGATGCGCTGGTGCGCGCCTTCGAGAAGCGAAAGAGCTTCCGCAGCGGCGGCAACCTGCGCACCTGGCTGCTCTCGATTCTGCACAATGCTCATATCGATCGTCTTCGCCGGAACCGGTCGCTGACGCGACGCCACGATGAAGCAGCTGTCGAAGCCGAGCAGTCCCTTCCAGCCGGCCAGGAACATGCCGTGCGCCTGCAGCAGGTGCGCGACGCCTTCTTCGACCTGCCGGAGGAACAGCGTGAGGCGTTGCATCTCGTCGCGATCGAAGATCTTTCCTACCAGGAAGCCGCCCAGGCGCTTGGCATTCCTGTGGGGACGCTGATGTCGCGCATCTCCCGCGCGCGGGCTCAACTGCGCGAATTCGAGGAGAAGACGCCGCGGGTTTCGCATCTGAGAATCATCGGAGGGAACGGCAATGAAAGCAATTGATCCGATCCTCGATGCCGATCTCGACGCCTATGTGGATGGCGAGCTCGATGTCGCCCGTCGCATCCAGGTGGAATCCTATCTTTCCGAGAATCCGTCGATTGCCGCCAAGGTCATGGCCGACCTCAGCGTCAAGGGCGAACTGCGTCTGGCGCTGGCCGGCGAAAGTGCCTTTGGCCGCCCCGAGACCCGC
Coding sequences within it:
- a CDS encoding RNA polymerase, sigma-24 subunit, ECF subfamily (TIGRFAM: RNA polymerase sigma factor, sigma-70 family~PFAM: sigma-70 region 2 domain protein; Sigma-70 region 4 type 2; sigma-70 region 4 domain protein~KEGG: rec:RHECIAT_PA0000004 putative ECF sigma factor protein), which encodes MERKDRPFDVIGQLAALRRYARSLVRNSDEAEDLVHDALVRAFEKRKSFRSGGNLRTWLLSILHNAHIDRLRRNRSLTRRHDEAAVEAEQSLPAGQEHAVRLQQVRDAFFDLPEEQREALHLVAIEDLSYQEAAQALGIPVGTLMSRISRARAQLREFEEKTPRVSHLRIIGGNGNESN
- a CDS encoding transcriptional regulator, MerR family (KEGG: ret:RHE_PE00006 copper eflux transcriptional regulator protein~TIGRFAM: Cu(I)-responsive transcriptional regulator~PFAM: Transcription regulator MerR DNA binding; regulatory protein MerR~SMART: regulatory protein MerR): MNIGEASERSGLPSKTIRYYEDIGLIRPERGGNGYRDYAATDVHKLRFLQRSRGLGFSVEECRQLLALYEDKERASADVKDIAETKLAEIDRKIRELTELRRTLEHLVHACHGNDRPDCPILEELSDGG